The Congregibacter litoralis KT71 genome contains a region encoding:
- a CDS encoding class I adenylate-forming enzyme family protein, protein MSEELQKIDAVVAKLTEDGAPFALETVTIDGAEYRSFAKAPGNMGDYFRFMLNHADKEFAVYRDERLTFGESYAQASALARSLIDDYGVQPGDRVAILSRNNPQWMLGFIATLSIGAVAVPMNAWWTTEELDYGLKDCGAKVVIADRQRLERLVPLQAELQLALIAVDDCSGLDLSFRNFRDLVGAHQGAEMPVVDVAPDDYATIMYTSGSTGHPKGALSSHRGMLSALYSWMLLGTSDKQAAGKKEPAKFPPSGLLTIPLFHCTGSHTAFLLSLIVGRKLVIMHKWDVQEALRIIEEERITWFTGVPTMSAELQAAAAESDRDLSSLAEIYGGGAARPPAQVEKLAKTFKHSSAGIGYGLTETNALGTINTGAVYRARPGSAGRVVPAVTDIAILDENDQPLPAGERGEVCIHSPANCLGYWNKPEATAEAFRDGWFHTGDVGYMDEDGFLFIVDRIKEIIIRGGENISCIEVEAGIYQHPAILEAAVYGVPDERLGEAVAASVVLREGETLTTEGLQEFLREHIAGFKIPAHVRFHDEALPRIATGKIFKRQLKAELSETLAAA, encoded by the coding sequence ATGAGTGAAGAACTGCAGAAAATCGACGCCGTGGTCGCCAAGCTGACCGAAGACGGCGCGCCCTTTGCCCTGGAGACCGTCACCATCGACGGTGCGGAGTATCGAAGCTTCGCCAAGGCGCCCGGGAACATGGGCGATTACTTCCGGTTCATGCTGAATCACGCGGACAAGGAGTTCGCGGTCTACCGCGACGAGCGTCTCACCTTTGGGGAGAGCTACGCCCAGGCCTCGGCGCTGGCGCGATCGCTTATCGATGATTACGGGGTGCAGCCCGGTGACCGTGTGGCGATCCTCAGCCGCAATAATCCCCAGTGGATGCTGGGTTTTATTGCCACCCTGTCAATTGGTGCGGTTGCCGTACCCATGAACGCCTGGTGGACGACGGAAGAGCTGGACTATGGCCTGAAAGACTGCGGTGCCAAAGTGGTGATTGCGGACCGTCAGCGACTGGAGCGTCTGGTGCCCTTGCAGGCGGAGCTGCAGTTGGCGCTTATCGCCGTCGATGATTGCAGCGGTTTGGATCTGAGCTTCAGGAATTTTCGGGATCTTGTCGGTGCCCACCAGGGTGCGGAGATGCCGGTTGTTGACGTCGCGCCGGACGACTACGCCACGATTATGTACACCTCAGGTTCCACGGGGCACCCCAAGGGCGCCCTGTCGTCCCATCGAGGCATGTTGTCGGCGCTGTACAGCTGGATGCTTCTGGGCACCTCGGACAAGCAGGCGGCGGGTAAAAAGGAGCCGGCGAAGTTCCCTCCGTCGGGCTTGCTGACCATACCGCTGTTTCACTGCACCGGCAGTCACACGGCCTTTTTGCTGTCGCTGATAGTGGGCCGCAAGCTGGTGATCATGCACAAGTGGGACGTACAGGAAGCCCTGCGGATTATTGAAGAGGAGCGCATCACCTGGTTTACCGGTGTGCCCACCATGTCTGCGGAGCTTCAGGCAGCGGCGGCAGAGTCCGACCGCGACCTGTCCTCCCTCGCCGAAATCTACGGCGGTGGCGCCGCCAGACCGCCGGCACAGGTCGAGAAGCTTGCAAAGACCTTTAAGCACTCTTCAGCGGGGATCGGTTACGGGCTTACGGAGACCAATGCCCTGGGGACCATCAACACGGGCGCCGTGTACCGCGCCCGGCCGGGGAGCGCGGGTCGGGTGGTGCCCGCGGTGACCGATATCGCGATCCTCGATGAGAACGATCAGCCCCTGCCGGCGGGAGAGCGGGGCGAGGTGTGTATTCATTCCCCCGCTAACTGTCTGGGTTACTGGAACAAGCCCGAGGCCACCGCCGAAGCTTTCCGCGACGGTTGGTTTCATACGGGCGATGTGGGTTACATGGACGAGGACGGCTTTTTGTTCATCGTCGATCGCATCAAAGAAATCATTATCCGCGGTGGTGAGAACATCAGCTGCATCGAAGTGGAAGCGGGCATCTATCAACACCCCGCGATTCTCGAGGCCGCTGTTTATGGCGTTCCCGACGAGCGTTTGGGCGAGGCCGTGGCGGCCAGCGTGGTGCTTCGCGAGGGAGAGACCCTGACTACCGAAGGGCTGCAGGAATTTTTGCGGGAGCACATTGCCGGGTTCAAGATTCCGGCGCATGTGCGTTTTCACGATGAGGCGCTCCCCCGTATTGCCACGGGCAAGATTTTCAAACGACAACTCAAGGCCGAGCTGAGCGAAACACTGGCGGCTGCCTGA